From the Brachyhypopomus gauderio isolate BG-103 chromosome 5, BGAUD_0.2, whole genome shotgun sequence genome, one window contains:
- the cdkn1bb gene encoding cyclin dependent kinase inhibitor 1Bb: MSDVRLSNGSPTLGRMDARSSEQPKPSACRCLFGSVDHEELRKELKGHLKVMEEASSDTWDFNFSTFTPRPTGRYRWKAVDSTDLPSFYSAPGPRSRDGRSSGNNSVDVNGNHDRVAVTPCRLVEEKTERCESQVEKREPHVKGQRKRAPCLDSSCQAKRPRTCLDEVTRLTQTDLTPQKSSPATHT, from the exons ATGTCCGACGTGCGTCTCTCAAACGGGAGCCCGACTCTGGGAAGGATGGACGCGAGGTCGTCCGAGCAGCCCAAACCTTCTGCGTGCAGGTGCCTCTTCGGCTCGGTGGACCACGAGGAGTTGAGGAAGGAATTAAAGGGACACttgaaggtgatggaggaggcgTCTTCGGACACATGGGACTTCAACTTCTCCACCTTCACTCCCCGACCCACTGGGAGGTACCGCTGGAAGGCGGTGGACAGTACGGACCTGCCGAGCTTCTACAGCGCGCCTGGACCTCGGAGCAGGGACGGACGCTCGTCTGGGAATAACAGTGTGGATGTAAACGGGAACCACGACCGTGTGGCGGTGACTCCCTGTCGCCTGGTGGAGGAGAAGACGGAGCGGTGTGAAAGTCAAGTGGAGAAAAGAGAGCCACACGTTAaagggcagagaaagagagcgcCGTGTCTGG ACTCGTCGTGTCAAGCGAAGCGGCCGCGCACCTGTCTAGATGAGGTTACACGTTTGACACAGACGGATCTAACGCCGCAGAAGTCcagccccgccacacacacgtAA
- the yars2 gene encoding tyrosine--tRNA ligase, mitochondrial has product MAAPCVWGVCKARRGKACATIKNALLPLFLRATFYTSPLSRTGLLSRLHERGILKDSFPEHACQVELPQLLQAGPQSVYCGFDPTADSLHAGNLLALIGLLHFRAAGHNVIALVGGATAQIGDPSGKTRERERMWPADVEGNTRTILDGLHRIFTNHELYFCSDPRKLGTVCVVNNASWYKDWTVVEFLSDVGRHFRMGTLLGRHSVQSRLKSPDGMSVTEFSYQLFQAYDFYYLHQIHGCKIQLGGTDQLGNIMSGHDFIHKKTGDEVYGLTIPLVTTAVGDKLGKTAGNALWLNRDKTSPFEFYQYFLRLPDSTVESYLKLFTFLPLSEVEKVMEQQRQDPGNRSAHKRLAAEVTKLVHGKEGLDSARRCTSALYHSSTEALEQMDDAELKELFRGAPFQECFLEPGTTVLDACRRCRATPEGGRGYEMITDGGVWINHQRETNPEQVLVPGRHILSNGLSLLRVGKRNFYIIKWLST; this is encoded by the exons ATGGCGGCGCCCTGTGTCTGGGGCGTCTGTAAAGCACGGCGAGGAAAAGCATGTGCTACGATTAAAAACGCGCTATTGCCATTATTTCTGCGTGCCACGTTTTATACTTCTCCACTCAGCAGAACCGGACTTCTCTCCAGGCTGCACGAACGAGGAATATTAAAAGACTCTTTCCCCGAACATGCGTGTCAGGTGGAGCTGCCCCAGCTGCTGCAGGCGGGTCCACAGAGCGTGTACTGCGGCTTCGACCCCACGGCGGACAGCCTGCACGCCGGCAACCTGCTCGCCCTCATCGGGCTGCTGCACTTCCGTGCCGCGGGCCACAACGTGATCGCGCTGGTCGGCGGCGCCACCGCGCAGATCGGCGACCCGAGCGGCAAGACGAGGGAGAGGGAGCGCATGTGGCCCGCAGATGTGGAGGGGAACACCAGAACCATCCTGGACGGGCTGCACAGAATATTCACTAATCACGAACTGTACTTTTGCAGCGACCCGAGGAAACTGGGcacggtgtgtgtggtgaacaaCGCGAGCTGGTACAAAGACTGGACCGTGGTGGAGTTTCTGTCGGACGTGGGGCGACATTTCCGAATGGGCACCTTGCTGGGTCGACACAGTGTGCAGTCCCGGTTAAAGAGTCCGGACGGCATGAGTGTGACCGAGTTCTCCTACCAGCTGTTCCAGGCCTACGACTTCTACTATCTACACCAGATACACGGGTGCAAGATACAGCTCGGTGGTACTGATCAACTTGGGAATATCATGTCTGGCCATGACTTTATTCACAA AAAGACAGGAGACGAGGTTTATGGACTGACCATCCCATTGGTGACCACTGCAGTGGGAGACAAGCTGGGAAAGACCGCCGGCAATGCCCTGTGGCTGAACCGGGACAAAACTTCTCCATTTGAGTTCTACCAATACTTCCTCAGGCTGCCGGACAGCACAGTGGAAAG CTACCTGAAGCTGTTCACCTTCCTGCCTCTGTCTGAGGTGGAGAAGGTGATGGAGCAGCAGAGGCAGGACCCTGGCAACAGGAGTGCCCACAAGCGCCTGGCTGCTGAAGTCACCAAGCTCGTCCATGGAAAGGAAGGTCTGGACAGTGCCAGAAG GTGCACCAGCGCTCTGTACCACAGCAGCACTGAGGCCTTGGAGCAGATGGATGATGCAGAGTTGAAGGAGTTGTTCCGAGGGGCTCCGTTCCAGGAGTGCTTTCTGGAGCCGGGCACCACTGTGCTGGACGCCTGCCGCCGGTGTCGGGCTACCCCTGAAGGGGGCAGAGG GTACGAGATGATaactgatggtggtgtgtggattAACCACCAGAGGGAGACAAACCCAGAACAGGTGCTGGTCCCAGGTCGGCACATCCTGTCAAATGGACTCAGTCTTCTCCGAGTGGGCAAAAGGAATTTCTACATCATCAAGTGGCTCAGTACATGA